Within Vicia villosa cultivar HV-30 ecotype Madison, WI unplaced genomic scaffold, Vvil1.0 ctg.001659F_1_1, whole genome shotgun sequence, the genomic segment GCCGGAAAAAATGAAGTGCAGAGAGTAAAAATGGCAATGGCCAGTCTTGATCAAAAAATTAAACACAATTAAGTCATATGTTTTGAGTCATTTTTATCGCTTAAGTTGAACTCACTGACTCATGATCTGAACTGCGAGTCTGTTCAAGTAAGACTGAGTCTGACAAAAATGATTCTCAGTGAGTTAACCAGATTTGGCTACATAGAATCTAAACTTGATTTACAAGTTAACTAAGGTTTTTCAAATGAATACTATTTGAAAAGATAGAGGCAAATTATATATACTTTATTGCCTTTGCTACAAGAATTGTTACTATGACGTTGATCATGTCTCGCCTTATCTCACTGTTTCCAAATTTGCAAAATTTATGAAGAACTGAGAAACATGTTATATAAATTTTGTTTCAGGCTGCCGTGTACTCCTTATTGTATGCTGCAAGTGAAATTTCATCTCGAGGTGATAGCAGAGATAGAAATGTCAATGTATTTGTTCAAAGGAGGTAGCATGTTTCTTTGCATTTTGGttcattttttaagtttttttttttttttacattacaTTATTTATGAAAAGGAATGGAAGTTCTTTGGTTGACCCTATGTGAAGAAGTTTTATAATAGATCATGTACCAAAAATTATTCATTCGATAATTACTTCAGTTGTTTGATTTTTTAACCGATGTATTTTCTTTAGCTATGGTACTTATTAAtgccaaaatttgaaatttaaaatgcatattttttttcACGAAATAGTCTGCATTTTATTGAATATTATGTAAATCATCCAAGGGTTTAATTCTAAGTGTAAGTTAGTAACTTATGTTATACTTTTAATATTTAAGTTTTGTAACAGGCAAACTTTTAAACGATACTTCAAGCTTTTACCATCACACAATGCTTCTATACTTATAAGTTATAACCTTTTTTGAACGTCTTCCAATTTGATTTACTTGTGCGGCACTGTctcatatttttcttctttttgttccTTTACaggtttagttttaatatttaatagtGCTCTCTCTTGTTTCTTTGGGCCTAACACTTATTTAAAATTTGTATCGGTCCAGTTTGCTAAGGCTATCTGCTCCCTTGGAGAGCTTAATTAGAGAGAACTTATCAGCCAAGCAGCCTGAAGCATATGAATGGTTTTGGTCTGAGCAAGTTCCAGCTGTAGTGACATCCTTTGTTAATAAGTTTGAAGCGGATGGACGCTTTACTTCTGCCATTGCTTTGTATGTTCTATTTTAACATTTCTACATATTGAGATGTTAACTTTTATGGCTCTGTTTTTGCTCCTTCATGTTATATTTACAGACAATGCATAAATGATATTTTTGACTGAATTCCCAGGTATGGAAAAACTAAGGGTTTAAGCAGTGCAAGTGATGTATCACTTCTCCTTCTTGCACTTACATGCATTGCTGCAATAGCTAAACTTGGCACGGCAAAAGTTTCTTGCTCACAGTTCTTTTCCATGAGCACAGAGATAACTGGTAGTTTGATGGACATGCTGGTTGGTTTAATTCCTATAAGTCAAGCTTATAATTCTATAACGGATGTTGGTCTACACAGAGAATTTCTTGTACATTTCGGTCCTCGAGCTGCAGCTTTTAGAGCAAAAGATGAGTGGGGTTCAGAAGAGGTTGTTTTCTGGGTAAATCTAGTTCAGAAGCAGCTGCAGCAAGCTATTGATAAGGAGAAAATATGGTCAAGACTGACAACATCTGAAAGCATTGAGGTTAGTTATGATTAGTTTTAAACTTATCATGGTTTTGACACTACTAGAAAGGTAATGTTGCATTTAGTGTTTAGGAATATATATTCTACTAGAAAGTGAGACCTAATCTTTTGCTTGATTTGTATCATTTTGCAAATTATTATTCATTAACAGGTTATATTCTTCTGCCTGTGACGGTATAATTTATTCACATCTGAAACATATTACTTGATCATGAAATTTGTTTTCTGGTGTACTGGCTTTGAAAAACAAAAGTATTCACTATGGATaaaaataatttcttattttatttttccagcATAGAGGAGTATGATTAAACATTAAGCTAACTTTACTTTCAATCAGAAAGTTTCAAGAGAAAGCACtttatgtaaataaaataaaaagaattaagaGATGAGTTGAGTTGAATATGGTATAATAGAGCTCAATCCTTTTCCATTCAttcgtgtgtttctttttgtaagAAAAGGCTTCAATTGAAAGAAAGTTAGCATAATGCAGGTTTTGGAGAAGGATTTGGCTATATTTGGATTCTTTATTGCTTTAGGTAGAAGTACACGGACTTTTCTTTTGGCAAATGGTTTCGATACTCTTGACGATCCAATTGAAGATTTTATCAGGTACTACTTCTGTCACATATTATTACTATTGTTAGAGTACTAGGTTTCTTATTGTTTTAGTAGTCTTGTCATGAATATTATTCGGTGGGGCATGCATTAGTTGTACTTCTAGTATTTGACCAGATGATTCATATAAATAGGTGCAATTAGGTTACAAACTTTACATTTATAATATCATCATAATAGTTCCTGCAACTTCAGCCCCTTTCTCTTCAACTCTAGTTTATACaaattttgttcttttatttatttatatgacatttggttcatttatttatttatatgactATTTATTACAGGTATCTTATTGGGGGAAGTGTTTTATACTACCCTCCGCTCTCATCCATTAGCTCATATCAAATGTATGTTGAGGTTAGTGTTTATGGTCCTTGCATTTAACATAGATTCTTGATTAAGTTAGTTTAACTGGTGAAGTCCTTTAACTGCATAGGTAGTGTGTGAAGAACTGGATTGGCTTCCTTTTTATCCAGGCATCACCAGCATCACAAAACAGTTGCATGGGCATAATAAACCAGAAGGTCCCCCAAATCCCGAAGCAGTGACACAAGCTTTTGATGTTTGCTCTCATTGGATGCAGAGGTTTATTAAACACAGCACATGGCTGGAGAGCCCCTCAAATGTAAAAGCAGCTGAGTTTCTGTCTAAAGGGTAACCAGATAAATGTTTATTTATAGTTTAATGAAATACAAGCTTCAAACTTAATAAATTCTTATATgtatcttattattattttttttatgttaggCATAACAAGTTGATGGAGTGCATGGAGGAACTTGGAATGATAAAGTATGTGGCAAAATCTGCATCTAGAGTTTTTATTTTTTGGCATTCCATTTGGTGCACGTGCATATTCGTTGATACCATGATACAGGCATCAAAACTTTATATTTTTGGGATAAAATATTCATCATAAATTTCTTGTTTCAGCAACCTCAAGTTTAGTTGCTATTGCTACAGAATAGTCATGTCAGTCATTTTTTGTGTAGTCAATAGCAGCCATAGCGGCTGGCCCTAAGCGCTATGTGAAACCCCCATGCGTTTCCGTTTTTAGTAACGGATTCTGTGCTACCAATAGCAGTTTTCGCAGCGAAATACTTAACTTTTCTTGACCTTTTGATCTTTTACCTCCAAAATTTCTGTTTATGGTTGTCAAATGGAATTCCTGATGTTAGAATGGAGTAATTCCAAGTACAAGAGTTGAATCTAGAGGCTAGAATAACACATGTGCTCAAAGCATTATGATATTCTGTATCTATGCACAAATTCTGTAGTAGTTCAAATGCATCTTGTCAAAGTCCAATGCAATCCTTTTAGGAAGTGAATTTAAAGGTTGATCAAAACAGTGTTAACTTTTTTCTCTCTAATTGTGAATAAGAATTAGTTTGTTCCTAGAATAAGGGTGTGTTCtcattaaatgtaattatttagtgtaattaccgatataacCATGTAACCTCTATATATacaagaaataataatgagaaaggcatcaagccaagaattattgacacTAATATGTGGCTCTAGCTTTTATATATCATTGACCTGTCAGTAAGATTAGTTTGGCAAATCTCCTTTcattaaaaaagaaagaaaagagagagcATATGCTCTATCTTAGAATTTgagttgggcctaactcatccctacaaaaccgacttgtaaggtgaggattgcccccacttataaacacaacacaggccatatctctaagcaatgtgggactaaatccACCCCTTCAAAGCTAACACAATGAAGGTGTTAGGGGCTGCAGTGAAGGCAAGCTAAAGAGCCGCAATTAAGGCGGCTTGGGGCGGACCGCAATTAAGGCACATTGTCTGGCACCGTGGTGACATTTTCTTGAAGCAATTTATTTATACACATTTTGTATCTATAGTTTTACTGGAATCGAGAGGTTGTGAACCTGATTTCTTCTCCAATAGTTTCTTATTCCAAAAGTTGTACCACTTATTATCTTCATAAATTTAATGCAGGGATAATACATCGGAGAGTGATACCAAGAAAATAGTTGACAGACAAAGATCCACAATTCAGTCAACAATAAAAGGGTCAGGTTCTTTTGATGAGGTTTGATTCCCTCTTTTTAAAATCTGCATTTAATGCAGGTGCTTCTTCCAAGTTTTTTAAATTAGATattataaacttaatttttttcatcCCGGGTGCACTAAATGATAGTACAACTCCATCTGGGACCATGGATGCAATTAGACATGATAGGGCTTACTCTTTAGCCTTTTATATGTCCAGTGTATATACTAGATTGTATAAATTTATCAAGATGATAAAATTTTTTTAATCCTATATTTGCTGTATTAGTATAATAACTCGATCTTGCTTACAGGGTGGGATAATGATGGATGTGATAAGAAACTAAGTTATCCAATTTAGCCTTATCCTATTTCATCCAATGTTCTAAATGAAATAGCTTACATGTGTTtaagataaaaaaatatgatcaagataaactCTTATACTATCAATTGTTCTGTACCAAATGTCCTGAATTTATAAAATCATTATCATATCCCATCAAATGTACCAAATGATATAGTATCAAGGTGCATAAGGTAAAAATTGATAAACTCTTGTACCATCCATTGTTTTGTGAACAATTGTATAAATGATTGATAGACGGATGTTTGCTGGAGACATTTTCCCCTCTTTCTGAAATCGATACCAAAAGGAAAAGCTGTAGGAATGGTGGAAAAGATTGAGACAGTAGCGGTGATATAGTTGGGATTAATAGTGTTGTTGGTAGAAAACTGAATGGTAGTGATGGTTTTACTTGACCAGTTGCGGCATAGTGGTGGTAGTAGCAATGTTCTGCTGATGATGGAGGTAGAAATGGGCTCATGGTGGTAGGATTTAGCTACTGTAAAGTGGTAGGAGAAAAATGGGATGCTTTGTCATTATCCCATCTTGCTAATTCACCTCAATAGGATGGATAGTTATATAAGAAATATGCCATAAAATCTACCCTTTGGACAAGCTCATATTATTCAATGTGTGCACTAAACATTGAACAAGCCTGGGCAGAATATCTTATACTATCCAATGCAGATTTATTTCCCACATTGTCTATTCGAGTGGCAAGCATAGTTTCAAAtaagataaatatattatttgatcCGGAAATCTTATGGTTTAAGTCGGTAATTACTTGGAGTGCTGCCCAAGTAAAGGGACATAAACATCATTACGTATTCAGAGTATTAATTTGCTTAAAAAACTTGCCTACAGTATTATAAGTGTTGTAGTAGGCAATGTTTTCATTAAAAAAGACTATCTACTCTTACCTGGCTTAGAGTAATAGAGTATAAGGgttattgaatattgtgactccCACTTGCTTTTCAGAATGAATATATTAGCAACCTACATCTTTTCATTTGGTCGGAAAACCCAATTGTTTCTTTTCTGTAAGCATCTTAAATTTAGGGATATTAATATCCCTATTTCTTTCGGAAGTAGGACCTGGAATGGTAGTCATGAAAAGTTTGATTACCTTAAAGGGGAAGGTTGATTACAAATAGTAAGAATAATGTCTAGTTAACTGAAGCATTAGTTCTCATAAACCGATTTGATTAACACTGTGCCTCATAGTGTGGATTTTGAAAAGGAAACAACATAGTTGTGGAAATCAGAGAAAAATTAGGGTAATTATGTTAAAAAAGTAATTgtttgaagaaaagaaagaactaGGTCTTTTTGCACACCTAGTCGTACACTCATAATAATTAACTAACCTAACAATTAATTGTATTGCTGCTTTTGTCCTCTCCATTTCTGTATTGTATAAATTCCTTATTTAATCCATACCTAAACATAAGAATATTCTTCATACTTTAGATAGATCCCAAACCTTTTGTTTTGATGTATCATATTCTTCTTTATGTCTTCAATTTCAGTCACTGAAAAGTGTTGAAGAAGCTGTGATAAAACTTGAAAAGTTGCTTCAAGAATTGCATGTGTCAAGCTCTAGTTCTGGAAAAGAGCATTTGAAAGCAGCCTGTTCTGACTTGGAAAAATTACGGAAACTTAAGAAAGAAGCTGAATTCCTGGAGGCATCTTTCAGAGCAAAAGCTGATTCTCTTCAAGAGGTACACAATGTCCTGCACAGCCTCCTTTACCCATTCCATGAATAATGCATCAAAGATTTTTTACCTTGAAAGTACATTTACTCTTTACCCTCTCTCTTTTCTATGTTCAtgtcttttctattttattttccctGAGTGTAGGAAATCTCCTATTTGGGTTCCTACCTCCAAATAATTGTGTTTTAGATTTTCTGTATTTGTTATTGATGAAAGTAGATTGACTGATCAACATGATAAGGATGGGTCCAAAAACTAATCTGTGATGGGGCTGATAATGAAGTAGGAGTGAATATTTACTTTAGTATTGTAAGACATAATTGACATTACATTTGTCCTCTTCTATACAAGGAATCATTTGGCTCTGAAATGGCAATTGACGTTATAGTATTTGTCCCCTGAAAAGTTAATGTGGTGGATGGACCATTTTGATGTCTTCATTGACTTTGAGGTACCATTTTGAtactaattaattgaaaacaAATACGATGCCGAATATATGTTTGGTAGGTCTAAAAACATGTATCTCTTTCAATAAAAAGTTACTTTATTTCTTAATGGACATTGTTACCCAAATAACCTAGTACAGAGTACAAACTTATTAAACTAGTGGCTACGGTAACTTTTCCAATACAacggttttgaaaaaaaattatgtgaAGAATATTAATACACAGTAATTATGAGAGGAATATATGGATAAGGTAGGTGCCCTTGGCATTTGTCCCTAATCGTAGATCTTGCCTTCTTGGGCCTGTTTTGTGTCTTTACCTAAAAATCTTGGTGAAGAATGGATCTAAGTTTAGTAGTATCATAGTATGCTTGGATAGCATTGCTTTCTGTTTTTCCATGGCATTTAAGGTgcattcatttttttctttttcaaaataatggAGTAATGTGGGTTGTACTAGCTGTTATCCTTGCTTTACACTGTGATTCATCGTAATCTTGCCGGACTCATATGCATACTAGTCACATGTTTGCTTATTGAGAAACTCATTATTTGCTTGCCAATTGTAATTCTTGTCTACTCATCCAGGGAGTTAGTAGTGCTCAAACCATCACACCGGTTGGTGAAGAGGACAGGCTAATAAAAGGAAAAAGCAGAAAGAATGACAATGTAAGGGTGGACAAGAACAAAAGGTATGAAGGCTTGCCTTACATTTTTCATATCTAGTGATTTGTTTCTGATAAAAAATTTCAATGTCAGATAGCCAGATATTACTTTCTCttgtttgttatattctgaaagacctcgagattaacgatttggatagaagcatggtcCTGGATAGAACATTAAggcgaaagttgatccatgtagccgaccccaCATAGTGGGACAAAgcttggttgttcttgttgttgtatATTCTGTTTAGCGTTATGTAAAAGTTACATGTGTCTTTTTCAGACAAATTGGAAACTCTCGTGGATTCTGGAGCATCTTTGTACCTCCCGTCACCAGAAAGCCTGAGCTGGAAGCAGATGCGGATGCATATGTATGCATTATCATCCTTATACTTTGACGCAGTTGACTTACATTTTATATATTTGTGAAAGTGTAACTGTCTATTTggttctcttttattttaataattaaaagctTAAGAAGTTTGTCACAATCCTGAATATATTTGGTTCAGTATAATTGTTGGCCGTAAATAGTGTATAGTCATTTAAAAAAGTGACTTGATgcaatcaaaaatatatttttattaaataaccaATAGCCATTGAGTAGTGTGTTTTAGTGAGGATAATTGCTGGTTAGTTGCAAACTAGATTTATAAATTGCTACAGATTATTTGATGCATAATTGAACATGGCCTAATAAAACCTATCTCAATATTTTATAAAGCTATTTTTTTGTTTGCTTAGAATGTCTTACTCACACAACATGAAAACTGGTTAAGTTCTTCACTCTTTACTCATTATGCGGTGGACCGTTACTtacttcaaaatcaaatttggAAAGTCAGATTTCAATAGGAGCTTACA encodes:
- the LOC131636186 gene encoding uncharacterized protein LOC131636186 — its product is MAVKSHSTNNFLSLSSSNCRLSNGSYCVGRKLSNLHCLLLSKWGSTRKGCLIQHDLPSSSSGHGAAGCKKYYLTFSKTGRSLHLFPFATSDDGMTVNGSPQADTNANLEKMRVKLDSSLEDENFYDGLVQALNDAARVFELAIKEHKSYSRVSWFSTAWLGVDQTAWVKALSCQAAVYSLLYAASEISSRGDSRDRNVNVFVQRSLLRLSAPLESLIRENLSAKQPEAYEWFWSEQVPAVVTSFVNKFEADGRFTSAIALYGKTKGLSSASDVSLLLLALTCIAAIAKLGTAKVSCSQFFSMSTEITGSLMDMLVGLIPISQAYNSITDVGLHREFLVHFGPRAAAFRAKDEWGSEEVVFWVNLVQKQLQQAIDKEKIWSRLTTSESIEVLEKDLAIFGFFIALGRSTRTFLLANGFDTLDDPIEDFIRYLIGGSVLYYPPLSSISSYQMYVEVVCEELDWLPFYPGITSITKQLHGHNKPEGPPNPEAVTQAFDVCSHWMQRFIKHSTWLESPSNVKAAEFLSKGHNKLMECMEELGMIKDNTSESDTKKIVDRQRSTIQSTIKGSGSFDESLKSVEEAVIKLEKLLQELHVSSSSSGKEHLKAACSDLEKLRKLKKEAEFLEASFRAKADSLQEGVSSAQTITPVGEEDRLIKGKSRKNDNVRVDKNKRQIGNSRGFWSIFVPPVTRKPELEADADAYENYIEQPAPDVGVVDQESNEIHRFELLRDELMELEKRVQRSVYQSENNEDLMIIDNDARYSGDAGDGQIALVPKKENIIQKSFEKLKETGTDVWQGTQLLAIDVGAATGFVRRSLIGDELTEKEKKALKRTLTDMASVVPIGVLMLIPVTAVGHAAMLAAIQRYVPALIPSTYAPERLDLLRQLDKMKQMTINDVDSDEKVDEVK